The following proteins come from a genomic window of Pyxidicoccus sp. MSG2:
- a CDS encoding class I SAM-dependent rRNA methyltransferase, with translation MNVVKLELARGLGRHLRAGHPWVFRKALEHVPKIPAGCVVDLTENGKFVARGYYDPHSAIAVRVLTRDPREAVDAAFITRRVRQSLNERTSLIDLTDTDSYRLIHGEGDGLPGVVVDLYAGWAVMKLYSAGLTPYRPLILEALKAGVPGLKGVLGRDEVGRDDVDEDEGRGSGKMLYGHEAPELIPIRERGATFMVDAWRGQKTGFFLDQRENRYLIRRLAKGRDVLNCFSFSGGFSVNAALGGANSVFSVDLDPDAIALARENFTRNGLPAEKHDFLAADVFKIIQSFKEEGRTFDLIILDPPAFAKSQRAVQAAIDGYASLNRQALGILRPGGLLATASCSARVTPDDFMGAVREAGFKAGVDLALVEERYQPPDHPVRLQFPEGKYLKFYVLQSV, from the coding sequence GTGAATGTCGTGAAGCTGGAGCTGGCGCGAGGACTGGGGCGCCACCTGCGCGCGGGGCACCCGTGGGTGTTCCGCAAGGCGCTGGAGCACGTGCCGAAGATTCCGGCCGGCTGCGTGGTGGACCTGACGGAGAATGGGAAGTTCGTGGCGCGCGGGTACTACGACCCGCACTCCGCCATCGCCGTGCGCGTGCTGACGCGAGATCCGCGCGAGGCGGTGGACGCGGCCTTCATCACCCGGAGGGTGCGGCAGTCGCTGAACGAGCGCACGTCCCTCATCGACCTGACCGACACGGACAGCTACCGCCTGATTCACGGCGAGGGCGACGGGCTGCCGGGCGTGGTGGTGGACCTCTATGCGGGCTGGGCGGTGATGAAGCTGTACTCGGCGGGCCTCACGCCCTACCGGCCGCTCATCCTGGAGGCACTGAAGGCGGGCGTGCCCGGACTCAAGGGCGTGCTCGGCCGCGACGAGGTGGGGCGCGACGACGTGGACGAGGACGAGGGCCGCGGCTCCGGGAAGATGCTCTACGGCCACGAGGCCCCGGAGCTCATCCCCATCCGCGAGCGCGGCGCGACGTTCATGGTGGATGCGTGGCGCGGACAGAAGACGGGCTTCTTCCTGGACCAGCGGGAGAACCGCTACCTCATCCGGCGGCTGGCGAAGGGCCGCGACGTGCTCAACTGCTTCAGCTTCAGCGGCGGGTTCTCCGTCAACGCGGCGCTGGGCGGGGCCAACAGCGTCTTCTCCGTGGACCTGGACCCGGACGCGATTGCGCTCGCCCGTGAGAACTTCACGCGCAACGGGCTGCCCGCGGAGAAGCACGACTTCCTGGCGGCGGATGTCTTCAAGATCATCCAGTCGTTCAAGGAAGAGGGCCGCACGTTCGACCTCATCATCCTGGACCCGCCGGCCTTCGCGAAGAGCCAGCGCGCGGTGCAGGCGGCCATCGACGGCTACGCGTCCCTCAACCGGCAGGCGCTGGGCATCCTCCGGCCGGGTGGGCTGCTGGCCACGGCGTCGTGCTCGGCGCGCGTGACGCCGGATGACTTCATGGGCGCGGTGCGCGAGGCGGGCTTCAAGGCCGGCGTGGACCTGGCGCTCGTGGAGGAGCGCTACCAGCCGCCGGACCACCCCGTGCGCCTGCAGTTCCCCGAGGGGAAGTACCTCAAGTTCTACGTGCTGCAGTCGGTGTAG
- a CDS encoding alpha/beta hydrolase produces MVQKGQFLERATLVPVGREVMEGTAHRGTKAPPLLVIPPRPDEGGGMDHVIASELVWAAANAGFPTLRFNHRGVGASQGTRGKDLALLEDAEAAMRMLMENAGTSALAVASLHGGAQVALALQAKHPSVGGLCLVAPADVAPDVLGRVACPLLVIQGEQDARLPRARVSAAVAQAGGDLEVIDDAGATFQRNLPQVGRAVAAWLRRLSGG; encoded by the coding sequence ATGGTCCAGAAAGGTCAGTTCCTGGAGCGTGCCACGCTGGTTCCGGTGGGCCGCGAGGTGATGGAGGGCACGGCCCACCGTGGCACCAAGGCCCCGCCGCTGCTGGTGATTCCACCCCGTCCGGACGAGGGCGGCGGCATGGACCACGTCATCGCGTCGGAACTGGTCTGGGCGGCGGCCAACGCGGGCTTCCCCACGCTGCGCTTCAACCACCGGGGTGTGGGCGCCAGCCAGGGCACGCGGGGCAAGGACCTGGCGCTCCTGGAGGACGCCGAGGCGGCCATGCGGATGCTGATGGAGAACGCGGGCACGTCGGCGCTGGCGGTGGCCTCGCTCCATGGCGGGGCGCAGGTGGCCCTGGCGCTCCAGGCGAAGCACCCCTCCGTGGGGGGGCTGTGCCTGGTGGCGCCCGCGGACGTGGCCCCGGACGTCCTGGGTCGGGTGGCGTGTCCGCTCCTGGTCATCCAGGGGGAGCAGGACGCCCGACTGCCCCGGGCCAGGGTGTCCGCCGCTGTCGCCCAGGCGGGGGGCGATTTAGAGGTCATCGACGATGCCGGGGCGACCTTCCAGCGCAACCTCCCCCAGGTCGGACGGGCCGTGGCCGCCTGGCTGCGCCGGCTCTCCGGGGGATGA
- a CDS encoding S8 family serine peptidase, which translates to MRMVRWTLGGAVLAVTLATACASRSDEQAPPPTEAEAVAAEALEPMDVVDGAIVVDFKDGTTKAEFDAWEADWGVDLELNSVESADEALTLAVGVDDVEGTLARIRQNPNVEAAEPLMEVRASFTPNDPKYSEQWNLRMIDMPKAWDRNHGKGVVVAVLDTGIAYEDYDEFKQVPDLKGVKFVKGYDFVNDDEHANDDHGHGTHVAGTIAQATNNKEGVAGVAFEATLMPVKVLNHFGGGTTADIADAIRFAADKGANVINMSLGGGGYSQVMASAVEYARKKGVTVVAAAGNGGRARVEFPAAYPGAVAVSAVGPDGVLAPYSSYGKELDIAAPGGDKRRGDQGGILQNTIDPRNPAQSVYASYQGTSMATPHVAAVAAMLYAAGAKGPDEVEKALYAGAKKVADQAWSEQYGHGLLNAEASLASLSGGLSQWPPLYWALALLAFVLLTLRGGARPGYLNVLFKPAFLLPLLLSTVGAFFLKNWFGGAEGAAGDVVNVASLPIPDWERIIFGRGKTVNPLFYSALIPLLLSLPSIKWRGLRAAVGGLALGFAGFLAYSAWAGAPALAWMPFTFLAKPWLGFNTVLCIVIARAMLKKDEP; encoded by the coding sequence ATGCGGATGGTGCGATGGACCCTGGGTGGCGCGGTGCTGGCCGTGACGCTGGCGACCGCGTGCGCATCTCGCTCCGATGAGCAGGCGCCGCCGCCGACGGAAGCAGAGGCTGTCGCGGCCGAAGCACTCGAGCCCATGGACGTGGTGGATGGCGCCATCGTCGTGGACTTCAAGGATGGCACCACCAAGGCCGAGTTCGACGCCTGGGAGGCCGACTGGGGCGTGGACCTGGAGCTCAACTCCGTGGAGAGCGCCGACGAGGCCCTCACCCTGGCGGTGGGCGTGGATGACGTCGAGGGCACGCTGGCGCGCATCCGGCAGAACCCCAACGTGGAGGCCGCCGAGCCGCTGATGGAGGTCCGGGCGAGCTTCACGCCGAACGACCCCAAGTACTCGGAGCAGTGGAACCTCCGGATGATCGACATGCCCAAGGCGTGGGATCGCAACCACGGCAAGGGCGTGGTGGTGGCGGTGCTCGACACTGGCATCGCCTACGAGGACTACGACGAGTTCAAGCAGGTACCGGACCTCAAGGGCGTGAAGTTCGTGAAGGGCTACGACTTCGTGAACGACGACGAGCACGCCAATGACGACCACGGTCACGGCACGCACGTGGCGGGCACGATTGCCCAGGCCACCAACAACAAGGAGGGCGTGGCGGGCGTGGCCTTCGAGGCGACCCTGATGCCGGTGAAGGTGCTCAACCACTTCGGTGGCGGCACCACGGCGGACATCGCGGACGCCATCCGCTTCGCGGCGGACAAGGGCGCCAACGTCATCAACATGTCCCTGGGCGGCGGCGGCTACTCGCAGGTGATGGCGAGCGCGGTGGAGTACGCGCGCAAGAAGGGCGTCACCGTGGTCGCGGCGGCCGGCAACGGCGGGCGCGCTCGCGTCGAGTTCCCCGCGGCCTACCCGGGCGCGGTGGCGGTGTCGGCGGTGGGGCCGGATGGTGTGCTCGCGCCGTACTCGTCCTATGGCAAGGAGCTGGACATCGCCGCGCCGGGTGGTGACAAGCGCCGTGGCGACCAGGGCGGCATCCTCCAGAACACCATCGACCCGCGCAATCCGGCGCAGTCCGTCTATGCCTCGTACCAGGGCACCAGCATGGCCACCCCGCACGTGGCCGCGGTGGCCGCCATGCTGTACGCGGCCGGCGCCAAGGGTCCGGACGAGGTGGAGAAGGCGCTGTACGCCGGTGCGAAGAAGGTCGCGGACCAGGCGTGGAGCGAGCAGTACGGCCACGGCCTGCTCAACGCGGAGGCCTCGCTGGCGTCGCTGAGCGGCGGGCTGTCCCAGTGGCCGCCGCTGTACTGGGCGCTCGCGCTGCTGGCCTTCGTGCTGCTGACGCTGCGTGGGGGCGCCCGTCCCGGCTACCTCAACGTGCTCTTCAAGCCCGCGTTCCTGCTCCCGCTGCTGCTGTCCACGGTGGGCGCCTTCTTCCTGAAGAACTGGTTCGGTGGCGCGGAGGGCGCCGCGGGTGACGTGGTGAACGTGGCCTCGCTGCCCATCCCCGACTGGGAGCGCATCATCTTCGGCCGTGGCAAGACGGTGAACCCGCTGTTCTACAGCGCGCTCATCCCGCTGCTGCTCTCGCTGCCTTCCATCAAGTGGCGCGGTCTGCGCGCGGCGGTGGGCGGCCTGGCGCTCGGCTTCGCGGGCTTCCTCGCGTACTCCGCGTGGGCGGGGGCTCCGGCGCTGGCGTGGATGCCCTTCACCTTCCTGGCCAAGCCGTGGCTGGGCTTCAACACCGTCCTCTGCATCGTCATCGCCCGCGCGATGCTCAAGAAGGATGAGCCGTGA
- a CDS encoding HAD-IIB family hydrolase: MAASSKVAPPRPLREADLSRVKGVFTDVDGTLTTGHKLRSDTVRALERLSAAGLHVVLVSGRPAGWGEAWARQLPVDGVIVENGGLFFLKGKHGRMRKVYAEAPAQRVANRKRLQAEVARVLKQVPGARLSLDSAYTEVDLAVDYNEEARLGDDGAARIESLLTARGVTAVRSSVHVNCWLGRFDKLSATRRFAKVAWGERLEPADGRYVYAGDSFNDAPMFAAFALGVGVANVRSVLDRIDAPPAFITRAAEGRGFEELARAILARRARAAL, from the coding sequence ATGGCGGCGTCCAGCAAGGTGGCCCCTCCGCGCCCGCTGCGCGAGGCGGACCTGTCCCGCGTGAAGGGCGTCTTCACGGACGTGGACGGCACGCTCACCACGGGGCACAAGCTGCGCTCGGACACGGTGCGGGCGCTCGAGCGCCTGTCCGCCGCCGGGCTGCACGTGGTGCTGGTGAGCGGTCGGCCGGCGGGGTGGGGTGAGGCGTGGGCGCGGCAGCTCCCCGTGGACGGCGTCATCGTGGAGAACGGTGGCCTGTTCTTCCTGAAGGGGAAGCACGGGCGCATGCGGAAGGTGTACGCGGAGGCCCCCGCCCAGCGAGTGGCCAACCGGAAGCGGCTCCAGGCGGAGGTGGCGCGGGTCCTGAAACAGGTCCCCGGTGCCCGGCTGTCGCTGGACAGCGCGTACACCGAGGTGGACCTCGCCGTGGACTACAACGAGGAGGCGCGGCTGGGGGATGACGGCGCGGCTCGCATCGAGTCCCTCCTGACGGCGCGAGGGGTGACGGCGGTGCGCTCGTCGGTGCACGTCAACTGCTGGCTGGGCCGCTTCGACAAGCTGAGCGCGACGCGGCGCTTCGCGAAGGTGGCGTGGGGCGAGCGACTGGAGCCGGCGGACGGGCGCTACGTGTACGCGGGGGATTCTTTCAACGACGCCCCGATGTTCGCAGCATTTGCACTGGGCGTGGGCGTGGCCAATGTTCGCTCCGTCCTGGACCGGATTGACGCGCCGCCGGCCTTCATCACCCGGGCGGCCGAAGGGCGGGGCTTCGAGGAGCTGGCAAGAGCCATCCTCGCCCGCCGGGCCCGCGCGGCCCTTTGA
- a CDS encoding DUF5818 domain-containing protein: MKLTGRVVFRDIETGVWVLEGDDGTTYQLAGGDRKIKKDGQRIEAEGRVDKDLLTSAMVGPVFHVSSYRFV, encoded by the coding sequence GTGAAGCTCACCGGCCGCGTCGTCTTCCGAGACATCGAAACCGGCGTGTGGGTGCTCGAGGGCGACGACGGCACCACGTACCAGCTCGCTGGCGGCGACCGGAAGATCAAGAAGGACGGCCAGCGAATCGAAGCCGAGGGCCGCGTGGACAAGGACCTGCTCACCAGCGCCATGGTGGGCCCCGTGTTCCACGTCAGCTCGTACCGCTTCGTCTGA